From the Hymenobacter yonginensis genome, one window contains:
- a CDS encoding GDYXXLXY domain-containing protein: MSAPATPIPAAAGAQVATAIVRPSHTLPEPRRRRWLWGLVVAQLLFVLAVAGAGYATEQLGTTITLRTAPADPRDLRFHDYLELRYLISELPGHLWKGSAVPRRKAPVYVVLEQRQGVYEAVAVHPEQPAIGPGQTVLRGWVQETWRRSMRLRYGLERYYLPEEARRQLRRPQPLQVTVSIAPWGQARISQVQVLPALPR; this comes from the coding sequence ATGAGCGCGCCTGCTACGCCCATACCTGCGGCGGCCGGCGCTCAGGTAGCCACGGCCATCGTTCGGCCCAGCCACACGCTGCCCGAGCCCCGGCGGCGCCGCTGGCTGTGGGGGCTGGTGGTGGCGCAGTTGCTGTTTGTGCTGGCGGTGGCCGGAGCCGGCTACGCCACCGAGCAACTGGGCACCACCATCACCCTGCGCACCGCCCCCGCCGACCCGCGCGACCTGCGTTTCCACGATTATCTGGAGCTGCGCTACCTCATCAGTGAGCTGCCCGGCCACCTCTGGAAGGGCAGCGCCGTGCCCCGCCGCAAAGCCCCGGTGTACGTGGTGCTGGAGCAGCGCCAAGGCGTCTACGAGGCCGTGGCTGTGCACCCGGAGCAGCCGGCCATCGGCCCCGGCCAGACTGTTCTGCGCGGCTGGGTGCAGGAAACGTGGCGCCGCAGCATGCGCCTGCGCTACGGCCTGGAGCGCTACTACCTACCCGAGGAAGCGCGCCGCCAGCTGCGCCGCCCGCAGCCGCTGCAGGTCACGGTTAGTATTGCGCCGTGGGGGCAGGCGCGCATCTCGCAGGTGCAGGTGCTGCCCGCTTTGCCCCGCTGA
- a CDS encoding ExbD/TolR family protein, which translates to MADFQTAAPAARGSKPRVKKSAFRLDMTPMVDLAFLLLTFFMLTTTFARQNAMDLTMPAGKGPATPLKQSKALTLILGKDSQVHYFFGLNDAETKPTLRTTTFSSAGLRQILLDRQQQQPAPFVLIKAGPDAKYRDLVDVLDEMNITDQQQYALVDFTPADQQLLDYRPQVRH; encoded by the coding sequence ATGGCCGACTTCCAAACCGCCGCCCCTGCCGCCCGTGGCTCGAAACCCCGCGTGAAAAAGTCGGCCTTCCGCCTCGATATGACCCCAATGGTGGATTTGGCGTTTCTGCTGCTCACGTTCTTCATGCTCACCACCACGTTTGCCCGGCAGAATGCCATGGACCTGACCATGCCCGCCGGCAAAGGCCCCGCCACCCCGCTCAAACAAAGCAAAGCCCTGACGTTGATTCTGGGCAAAGACAGCCAGGTGCACTACTTCTTCGGCCTGAACGATGCGGAAACCAAGCCGACGCTGCGTACCACCACGTTTAGCTCCGCTGGCCTGCGCCAGATTCTGCTGGACCGCCAGCAGCAGCAGCCTGCGCCCTTCGTGCTCATCAAGGCCGGCCCCGACGCCAAATACCGCGACCTGGTAGACGTGCTCGACGAAATGAACATCACCGACCAGCAGCAATACGCTCTGGTTGATTTCACCCCCGCCGACCAGCAGCTCCTCGACTACCGGCCCCAGGTGCGGCACTAG
- a CDS encoding ExbD/TolR family protein, whose protein sequence is MAHIQSPHFTGRARRAGRRLASSPDMTSMVGLGFLLVSFFLMAAYFARPTVMELAMPVKPKPEDMGAVCGGYLNVMTVLIDADDKLYCYPGLASVLSKADLKQTDFSAEGLRQVLLENRKNPYAALVLIKPSNQSSYQALVDVLDEMNITETSNYAIADLTAEDEQLIEYAQQMNRKRL, encoded by the coding sequence ATGGCCCACATTCAATCCCCGCATTTCACCGGTCGCGCCCGTCGTGCCGGCCGCCGCCTTGCCTCGTCGCCCGATATGACCTCGATGGTAGGGCTGGGGTTTCTGCTGGTTAGCTTCTTTTTGATGGCGGCTTATTTTGCCCGGCCTACGGTTATGGAACTGGCGATGCCCGTGAAGCCAAAGCCAGAGGATATGGGCGCTGTTTGTGGTGGCTATCTGAATGTTATGACAGTATTGATTGATGCAGACGATAAACTTTACTGTTATCCTGGATTGGCTTCGGTGCTGTCTAAAGCCGATTTGAAGCAGACTGATTTCAGTGCTGAGGGCTTGCGTCAAGTGCTGTTAGAGAACAGGAAGAATCCGTATGCAGCGTTAGTCCTCATCAAACCCAGCAACCAATCGTCTTACCAAGCGCTGGTAGATGTGCTGGACGAAATGAACATTACGGAAACCAGCAATTACGCCATAGCAGACCTCACGGCAGAAGACGAGCAACTGATTGAATACGCGCAACAGATGAACCGTAAGCGCCTGTAG
- a CDS encoding 5-formyltetrahydrofolate cyclo-ligase gives MTKADLRREALARRRALPEAEVAHRSAALWEQLQAGFPVAQWQWLHLFLPIPQQHEPNTWPLIRQLWAQQPHLQLAVPVVQPDGHTLRHFHLTPETTLVENRWGIPEPVSAAEVHPAQLDAVLIPLLAFDEAGHRVGYGKGFYDRFLTECRPDALRIGVSLEPPVARITDAWAGDVPLHACLTPERVWWF, from the coding sequence ATGACCAAAGCCGACCTGCGCCGCGAAGCCCTGGCCCGCCGCCGCGCCCTGCCCGAAGCCGAAGTGGCGCACCGCAGCGCCGCATTGTGGGAGCAGCTGCAGGCCGGTTTCCCGGTAGCGCAGTGGCAGTGGCTGCACCTGTTTCTGCCAATTCCGCAGCAGCACGAGCCCAATACCTGGCCGCTGATCCGGCAGCTGTGGGCGCAGCAGCCGCACTTGCAGCTGGCCGTGCCCGTGGTGCAGCCCGACGGCCACACGCTGCGCCACTTCCACCTCACGCCCGAAACGACGCTGGTAGAAAACCGCTGGGGCATTCCGGAGCCGGTAAGTGCCGCCGAAGTGCACCCCGCACAACTGGATGCCGTGCTGATTCCGCTGCTGGCTTTCGACGAAGCCGGCCACCGCGTCGGATACGGTAAAGGCTTCTACGACCGTTTTCTGACTGAATGCCGCCCCGACGCGCTGCGTATTGGCGTAAGCCTGGAGCCGCCGGTTGCGCGCATTACCGATGCCTGGGCCGGCGACGTGCCCCTGCATGCCTGCCTCACGCCCGAACGGGTGTGGTGGTTTTAG
- a CDS encoding carboxypeptidase-like regulatory domain-containing protein: protein MRSLRLSITLFILLLTVAAGAAAQSINGIITKVGSQEPVPFVNIGVPGKAVGTVADEQGRYRLSVAAPTDTVRISSIGFRPRRLTVQALLTQPNVQLTEDAVALREVKVKAKGYFRRTRTLGISTNSENSTITLAATDLGAEIGTVISLKHKPTKVLNANFNVAYNRAGALKFRVNLYRLLPNGKPSMEKLVQRDIIVTSSVAKGPITVDLTADQLILDDDFFLALEWIGGADAAKVTNALAFSASIGYTNNDLYIRTTSQGTWERQSAGAYLAGMQPRASFYVTVQD from the coding sequence ATGCGGTCATTACGCCTTTCGATTACGCTCTTCATTCTGCTGCTGACAGTGGCCGCAGGTGCCGCGGCTCAGTCCATTAATGGCATCATCACGAAGGTTGGCAGCCAAGAGCCGGTGCCGTTCGTGAACATTGGCGTGCCGGGCAAAGCCGTGGGTACCGTGGCCGACGAACAGGGCCGCTACCGCCTGAGCGTTGCCGCTCCCACCGACACGGTGCGCATTTCCAGTATCGGGTTCCGGCCGCGCCGCCTGACGGTGCAGGCCCTGCTAACCCAGCCCAACGTGCAGCTTACCGAGGATGCCGTGGCTCTGCGCGAAGTGAAGGTGAAAGCCAAAGGCTACTTCCGGCGCACCCGCACGCTGGGCATCAGCACCAACTCCGAAAACTCTACCATTACGCTGGCGGCCACCGACCTGGGGGCGGAAATCGGGACGGTTATCAGCCTCAAACACAAGCCCACGAAGGTGCTCAACGCCAACTTCAACGTGGCCTACAATCGGGCCGGCGCGCTGAAGTTCCGGGTGAACCTGTACCGGTTGCTGCCCAACGGTAAGCCTTCCATGGAGAAGCTGGTGCAGCGCGACATCATCGTGACCAGCAGCGTGGCCAAAGGCCCGATTACCGTGGACCTGACCGCCGACCAGCTGATTCTCGACGACGACTTCTTTCTGGCGCTGGAATGGATTGGCGGAGCAGATGCGGCCAAAGTCACCAATGCCCTGGCCTTCTCCGCCAGCATCGGGTATACCAACAACGACCTGTACATCCGCACCACCAGCCAGGGAACTTGGGAGCGGCAGTCGGCCGGGGCGTATCTGGCAGGTATGCAACCCCGCGCCAGCTTCTACGTGACGGTGCAGGACTAG
- the bshC gene encoding bacillithiol biosynthesis cysteine-adding enzyme BshC, whose product MSVTTLSYAATGAFSSLLTDYLGQAEALQPFYHRFPTLAAFEEQIQEKQAQYPPAARQRLTAELQRQYAALPAVHPAVQANLELLAKDTTFTITTGHQLNLLTGPLYFIYKIVTAVKLARQLKQQYPQYDFVPVYWMATEDHDFAEINHLNLFGKKYEWNAADQGGPVGRLPLGGLREELLDQLPADVPALFREAYEQSGTLAEATRRLTHDLFGEYGLVSLDADAPALKQALVPVLEQEIQAQASNQAVQAANARLEAAGYKPQVYSRPLNLFFLTDAGKRERLEYDAAQDCVQITVRNTGHCHTQAELLALAQEHPEQFSPNVVLRPLYQELLLPNLCYIGGGAEVAYWFQLKGVFDQNKVPFPILLPRNSAQYVGKANAGKLRKLGLTSLDIFRPLPELKKQVGATLGQEEVSLLQQQQQLASAFQQMSDLAQRLDPTLVKTVAAEQQKVVGIVQGLEKRLSKAAEAKHETAYNQLTALKDKLMPNGHLQEREDNVLSILINNPGFIGQLLDAFDPLALEFTVLEEE is encoded by the coding sequence ATGTCCGTCACGACTCTTTCGTACGCCGCAACCGGCGCGTTTTCCTCTTTGCTCACTGATTATCTGGGCCAAGCGGAAGCGCTGCAGCCCTTCTACCACCGCTTCCCCACGCTGGCCGCTTTCGAGGAGCAGATACAGGAAAAGCAGGCTCAGTACCCGCCCGCGGCCCGGCAGCGGCTCACGGCGGAGCTGCAGCGCCAGTACGCCGCGCTGCCCGCGGTGCACCCGGCGGTGCAGGCCAATCTGGAGCTGCTGGCGAAGGACACGACGTTTACCATCACCACCGGCCACCAGCTCAACCTACTCACCGGGCCGTTGTACTTCATCTACAAGATTGTAACGGCCGTGAAGCTGGCCCGGCAGCTCAAGCAGCAGTACCCGCAGTACGATTTCGTGCCGGTGTACTGGATGGCCACCGAAGACCACGACTTCGCCGAAATCAACCACCTCAATCTGTTCGGCAAGAAATACGAGTGGAACGCCGCCGACCAGGGCGGGCCCGTGGGCCGGCTGCCGCTTGGTGGCCTGAGAGAAGAGCTGCTCGACCAGCTGCCCGCCGATGTGCCGGCGCTGTTCCGCGAGGCGTATGAGCAGTCGGGTACTTTGGCTGAAGCCACCCGCCGCCTTACGCACGACCTGTTTGGGGAGTACGGGCTGGTGAGCCTGGATGCGGATGCGCCGGCGCTGAAGCAGGCGCTGGTTCCGGTATTGGAGCAGGAAATTCAGGCGCAGGCCTCCAACCAGGCCGTGCAGGCGGCCAACGCCCGCCTCGAAGCTGCTGGCTACAAGCCCCAGGTGTATTCGCGCCCCCTCAACCTGTTCTTCCTCACCGACGCCGGCAAGCGGGAGCGGCTGGAGTACGACGCGGCCCAAGATTGCGTGCAGATTACGGTGCGTAACACCGGCCACTGCCACACCCAGGCCGAGTTGCTGGCGCTGGCCCAGGAGCACCCCGAGCAATTCAGCCCCAATGTGGTGCTGCGGCCGTTGTATCAAGAGCTGCTGCTGCCCAACCTCTGCTACATCGGCGGTGGGGCGGAAGTGGCCTACTGGTTCCAGCTGAAGGGTGTGTTCGACCAGAATAAGGTGCCGTTCCCCATTCTGCTGCCCCGCAACTCGGCCCAGTACGTGGGCAAGGCCAACGCCGGCAAGCTGCGCAAGCTGGGCCTCACCTCACTGGACATTTTCCGGCCGCTACCCGAGCTGAAAAAGCAGGTGGGCGCCACGCTGGGTCAGGAGGAAGTGAGCCTGCTGCAGCAGCAGCAGCAATTGGCTTCTGCTTTCCAGCAGATGTCGGACCTCGCCCAGCGCCTCGATCCGACGCTGGTGAAAACGGTGGCTGCCGAACAACAGAAAGTAGTCGGCATTGTGCAGGGCCTGGAAAAGCGCCTGAGCAAAGCCGCCGAAGCCAAGCACGAAACCGCCTACAACCAGCTCACAGCCCTCAAAGACAAGCTGATGCCCAACGGCCACCTGCAGGAGCGCGAAGACAACGTGCTCAGCATCCTCATCAACAACCCCGGCTTTATCGGGCAGTTGCTGGATGCCTTCGACCCGCTGGCGCTGGAGTTTACGGTGCTGGAGGAGGAGTAG
- the rimO gene encoding 30S ribosomal protein S12 methylthiotransferase RimO: MKVRSQQANKVNVITLGCSKNIVDSEVLMGQLRANQFEVTHEAEKSDANIVIINTCGFIDNAKQESIDTILRYADEKEAGRLEKLYVTGCLSQRYKDDLEVEIPQVDAFFGTLELPQLMKTLEADYMHELVGERLLTTPKHYAYFKIAEGCNRPCSFCAIPLMRGKHMDRPIEDLVKEANRLASMGTKELILIAQDLTYYGLQHYGERKLADLLRNLSDVNGIDWIRLQYAYPSQFPMDALDVMNERDNICKYLDMPLQHISDNMLKTMRRGISKRRTVELVDTIRQRVPGIALRTTLIAGHPGETQQDFEDLYHFVEETRFDRLGIFTYSHEDNTHSFTLPDDVPAEVKQDRADQIMELQQGISMELNEERVGQTHKVLFDRKESGYFVGRTQYDSPEVDNEVLVPATKDTYVRLGDFAQVEITEASDFDLYGKLV; the protein is encoded by the coding sequence ATGAAAGTAAGAAGCCAGCAGGCCAATAAAGTCAACGTCATCACCCTCGGCTGCTCCAAGAACATCGTGGACTCGGAGGTGCTCATGGGCCAGCTCCGCGCCAACCAGTTTGAGGTGACGCACGAAGCCGAGAAGAGTGACGCCAACATCGTCATCATCAACACCTGCGGCTTTATTGACAACGCCAAGCAGGAAAGCATCGACACCATCCTGCGCTATGCCGACGAGAAGGAAGCCGGCCGCCTGGAAAAGCTCTACGTGACGGGCTGCCTCTCCCAGCGCTACAAGGACGACCTGGAGGTGGAAATCCCGCAGGTGGATGCCTTCTTCGGGACTTTGGAGCTTCCCCAGCTGATGAAAACGCTGGAGGCCGACTACATGCACGAGCTGGTGGGCGAGCGGCTGCTGACCACGCCCAAGCACTACGCTTACTTCAAGATTGCCGAGGGCTGCAACCGGCCCTGCTCGTTCTGCGCCATCCCGCTGATGCGCGGCAAGCACATGGACCGCCCCATTGAGGACCTTGTGAAGGAAGCCAACCGCCTCGCCTCCATGGGTACCAAGGAGTTGATTCTGATTGCTCAGGACCTGACATACTACGGCCTGCAGCACTACGGCGAGCGGAAGCTGGCCGACCTGCTCCGCAACCTGTCGGATGTGAACGGTATCGACTGGATTCGGCTGCAGTACGCCTACCCCTCGCAGTTCCCGATGGATGCCCTGGACGTGATGAACGAGCGGGACAACATCTGCAAATACCTGGATATGCCCCTGCAGCATATTTCGGATAACATGCTGAAAACCATGCGCCGTGGCATCAGCAAGCGCCGCACGGTGGAGTTGGTGGACACCATCCGCCAGCGGGTGCCGGGCATTGCCCTGCGCACCACGCTCATTGCCGGCCACCCCGGCGAAACCCAGCAGGATTTTGAGGACCTCTACCACTTCGTGGAGGAAACCCGCTTCGACCGCCTAGGCATCTTCACCTACTCGCACGAGGACAACACGCACTCCTTCACGCTGCCCGATGATGTGCCGGCCGAGGTGAAGCAGGACCGCGCCGACCAGATCATGGAGCTGCAGCAGGGCATTTCGATGGAGCTGAACGAGGAGCGCGTGGGCCAGACCCACAAGGTGCTCTTCGACCGCAAGGAAAGCGGCTACTTCGTGGGCCGCACCCAGTACGACTCGCCCGAAGTGGACAACGAAGTGCTGGTGCCCGCCACCAAAGACACCTACGTGCGCCTCGGCGACTTCGCCCAGGTGGAAATCACGGAAGCTTCCGACTTCGACCTGTACGGTAAGCTGGTGTAG
- the ftsY gene encoding signal recognition particle-docking protein FtsY → MGLFDFFKKDKESKEQQQALDEGLQKTKTSFFDQLSKAVAGRNTVDEAVLDDLETMLVHADVGIDTTVKVIDRIEKRVARDKYVSTSELDRILREEIVELLDANSGATGSRAILDRPDSPGSPFVIMVVGVNGVGKTTTIGKLAHRFHSAGKKVVLGAADTFRAAAVDQLIIWGQRVGVPVISHGMNTDPASVAYDAVQKGVEMGADVVIIDTAGRLHNKVNLMNELSKIKRVMQKVIPDAPHEVLLVLDGSTGQNAFLQAKEFTKATEVSALAITKLDGTAKGGVVIGISDQLQVPVRYIGVGEKMTDLQLFDRTTFVNSLFKK, encoded by the coding sequence ATGGGACTTTTCGATTTTTTCAAGAAGGATAAGGAAAGCAAGGAGCAGCAGCAGGCCCTTGATGAGGGGTTGCAAAAAACCAAAACCAGCTTCTTCGATCAGCTCAGCAAAGCCGTAGCCGGCCGCAACACCGTCGACGAGGCGGTGCTCGACGACCTGGAAACCATGCTGGTGCACGCCGATGTGGGCATCGACACCACGGTGAAGGTCATTGACCGCATCGAGAAGCGCGTGGCCCGCGACAAGTACGTGAGCACCTCGGAGCTGGACCGCATCCTGCGCGAGGAAATCGTGGAGCTGCTCGACGCCAACAGCGGCGCCACCGGCTCCCGCGCCATCCTGGATAGGCCCGATAGCCCCGGCTCGCCCTTCGTGATTATGGTAGTGGGCGTGAACGGTGTGGGCAAAACCACGACCATCGGTAAGCTGGCGCACCGTTTCCACTCGGCCGGTAAGAAGGTGGTGCTCGGTGCTGCCGATACCTTCCGGGCGGCGGCCGTGGATCAGCTCATCATCTGGGGCCAGCGGGTGGGCGTGCCAGTCATTTCGCACGGCATGAACACCGACCCGGCCTCCGTGGCTTACGACGCGGTGCAGAAAGGCGTGGAAATGGGGGCCGATGTGGTGATTATCGACACGGCCGGCCGCCTGCACAACAAGGTGAATCTGATGAACGAGCTGAGCAAAATCAAGCGCGTGATGCAGAAGGTGATTCCCGATGCGCCCCACGAGGTGCTGTTGGTGCTCGATGGCAGTACCGGCCAGAACGCCTTCCTGCAAGCCAAGGAGTTCACCAAAGCCACCGAGGTATCGGCCCTGGCCATCACTAAACTCGACGGCACGGCCAAGGGCGGCGTGGTCATCGGTATTTCCGACCAGCTCCAGGTGCCCGTGCGCTACATTGGCGTGGGCGAGAAGATGACCGATTTGCAGCTGTTCGACAGGACAACGTTTGTGAATTCGCTGTTTAAGAAATAG
- a CDS encoding DUF4295 domain-containing protein — MAKKVVATLKTPGGKDWAKVIRAVKSEKTGAYTFREEMVPVDKVQDYLATGVK; from the coding sequence ATGGCTAAGAAAGTAGTAGCAACCCTGAAAACTCCAGGCGGCAAGGACTGGGCTAAAGTCATTCGCGCCGTGAAATCGGAGAAAACCGGTGCCTATACCTTCCGCGAGGAAATGGTGCCCGTTGACAAAGTGCAGGATTACCTCGCCACCGGCGTTAAGTAA
- the rpmG gene encoding 50S ribosomal protein L33 encodes MAKKGNRVQVILECTEHKNSGQPGTSRYITTKNRKNTPERIELKKFNSVLKKMTVHKEIK; translated from the coding sequence ATGGCTAAGAAAGGCAATCGGGTGCAGGTGATCCTTGAATGCACTGAGCATAAAAACTCGGGGCAGCCGGGCACCTCGCGCTACATCACCACCAAGAACCGCAAGAACACTCCTGAGCGCATTGAGTTGAAGAAGTTCAACAGCGTGCTCAAGAAGATGACCGTTCACAAGGAAATCAAGTAA
- a CDS encoding aminopeptidase P N-terminal domain-containing protein: MSVFRLTSAARCLWAFLLLSALAPAAHAQRAAGPGRPTDFLDPAFHKSRREQLRQALPAGSVAVLFASPVRNRANDVNYLYHQHPDLYYLTGYDEPDAVLVLFKEPQTLGGQAGVTEALFVQPRDPKAELWTGRRLGTEGAKQQLKLQYVADNTAFATADIRWASFARIHFLDLPTDVRDDAQDPADLFNLVAAFRRQAAVPADYDARREAVYLTMQREGIVNATALRPYLENQMKAQPVLATDPYVLGYLQATTDATRQQALTTRPPSRHENTTLNDALDALRAVKTPEELALLRRAIRISAVGQQEVMKAVRPEMGEMEVQGLHEYIYKKYGAEFEGYPSIVGAGNNACILHYETNDKPRLGNDLLLMDCGAEYHGYTADVTRTVPPSGKFSAAQRQIYELVLAAQEAGIRECRAGNEFRAPGKAAQQVVAAGLQKLGIIATPEEMRRYFPHGTSHYLGLDVHDRGAYGPLQAGNVITVEPGIYIPEGSPCDKKWWNIGVRIEDDILITNAGPENLSKEAPRTVADIEALMAKPSVLESLQLPKL; the protein is encoded by the coding sequence GTGTCCGTATTCCGTCTGACTTCCGCCGCCCGCTGCCTGTGGGCTTTCCTGCTGCTGAGCGCCTTGGCGCCGGCCGCCCACGCCCAGCGTGCCGCCGGCCCCGGCCGCCCCACCGACTTCCTCGACCCGGCCTTCCACAAAAGCCGGCGCGAGCAGCTGCGGCAGGCGCTGCCGGCGGGCTCGGTGGCGGTGCTGTTTGCCAGCCCGGTCCGCAACCGCGCCAACGACGTCAACTACCTCTACCACCAGCACCCCGACCTCTACTACCTCACCGGCTACGACGAGCCCGACGCGGTGCTGGTGCTGTTCAAGGAGCCCCAGACGCTGGGCGGGCAGGCGGGCGTCACGGAGGCGCTGTTTGTGCAGCCCCGCGACCCCAAAGCCGAACTCTGGACCGGCCGCCGCCTGGGCACCGAGGGCGCCAAGCAGCAGCTCAAGCTGCAGTACGTGGCCGACAACACGGCCTTTGCCACGGCTGATATCCGCTGGGCCAGCTTCGCACGCATCCACTTCCTGGACCTGCCCACCGACGTGCGCGACGATGCCCAGGACCCCGCCGACCTGTTCAACCTGGTAGCCGCCTTCCGCCGCCAGGCCGCCGTGCCCGCCGACTACGACGCCCGCCGCGAAGCCGTGTACCTGACCATGCAGCGCGAAGGCATAGTGAATGCCACGGCCCTGCGCCCCTACCTGGAAAACCAGATGAAAGCCCAGCCGGTGCTGGCCACCGACCCTTATGTGCTGGGCTACCTGCAGGCCACCACCGACGCTACCCGCCAGCAGGCCCTCACCACGCGCCCGCCCAGCCGCCACGAAAACACCACCCTCAACGACGCCCTGGACGCCCTGCGGGCCGTGAAAACGCCCGAGGAGCTGGCCTTGCTGCGCCGCGCCATCCGCATCAGTGCCGTTGGGCAGCAGGAGGTGATGAAGGCCGTGCGGCCCGAGATGGGCGAGATGGAAGTGCAGGGCCTGCACGAGTACATCTACAAGAAATACGGGGCTGAGTTCGAGGGCTACCCTAGCATCGTGGGCGCGGGCAACAACGCCTGCATCCTGCACTACGAAACCAACGACAAGCCTCGTCTCGGCAACGACCTGCTGCTGATGGACTGCGGCGCCGAATACCACGGCTACACCGCCGACGTCACGCGCACCGTGCCGCCCTCGGGCAAGTTCAGTGCGGCCCAGCGCCAGATCTACGAGCTGGTGCTGGCGGCGCAGGAAGCCGGCATCCGGGAGTGCCGCGCCGGCAACGAGTTCCGGGCCCCGGGCAAGGCGGCCCAGCAGGTAGTGGCTGCCGGCCTGCAGAAGCTGGGCATCATTGCCACGCCCGAGGAAATGCGCCGCTACTTCCCGCACGGCACCAGCCACTACCTCGGCCTCGACGTGCACGACCGGGGCGCCTACGGCCCGCTGCAGGCCGGCAACGTCATCACCGTAGAGCCTGGTATCTACATTCCGGAGGGCAGCCCCTGCGACAAAAAGTGGTGGAATATCGGCGTCCGGATCGAAGATGACATCCTCATCACCAACGCCGGACCCGAAAATCTGTCGAAGGAAGCGCCGCGCACCGTAGCCGATATTGAGGCCCTGATGGCCAAGCCCAGCGTGCTGGAGAGCCTGCAGCTGCCGAAACTCTAA
- the rpmB gene encoding 50S ribosomal protein L28 yields MARVCDLTGKRTRVGNNVSHANNKTKRKFYPNLQKKRFYIPEEDAWVTLKVATSTIRTINKNGIMSVLKKAKEQGFIVY; encoded by the coding sequence ATGGCCCGAGTTTGTGATTTGACCGGCAAGCGTACCCGCGTAGGTAACAACGTGTCGCACGCCAACAACAAGACCAAGCGCAAGTTCTACCCGAACCTGCAGAAAAAGCGCTTCTACATCCCCGAAGAGGATGCTTGGGTAACGCTGAAAGTAGCTACCAGCACCATCCGCACCATCAACAAGAACGGCATCATGTCGGTCCTGAAGAAGGCGAAGGAGCAAGGCTTCATCGTTTACTAG
- a CDS encoding DUF5522 domain-containing protein: MPDSTPQPLHPGDFYFTPEGYMVFTEQYHLRRGSCCGNGCRHCPWRKKGKRDK; encoded by the coding sequence GTGCCCGATTCCACCCCGCAACCGCTCCACCCCGGCGACTTCTACTTCACTCCGGAAGGCTACATGGTCTTTACGGAGCAGTACCACCTGCGCCGCGGCAGCTGCTGCGGCAACGGCTGCCGCCACTGCCCCTGGCGCAAAAAGGGCAAGCGGGATAAGTGA